The following DNA comes from Papaver somniferum cultivar HN1 chromosome 4, ASM357369v1, whole genome shotgun sequence.
CAATTTGACCTAGTTTTCCGGGGAGGTTTGAATAAAGGTGGTTGAAATCTAGGTGAATAGTTGCGGCTTTTTCTTTGTATTAAGGCAAAAACGAATTCGCTTTTGCGGCTTGTGGTCTATATGCAAACACAGATTTGCTTTTGTGGTTTGTTTTCTTTATGCAAAAACGAAATTGTATTTgcaatttattttgtatttgcaaTTTATTTTGTTCCCGCATACACGGATTTGCTTCAGCAATGGAAAAATATCAGGTTATCTTTATATTAAAGCATAAACATATTTGtgagtcattttttttttgcataaacaTATGTCAGAATTAAGAATTATTCTGAAATTCATGTTTTGATAGTTAATGACTTAAGATTATGTTGGAGTATGAATTGTTCCAAGAAGGTCATCTAATGAGGTAAAAACCGAGGACTTTTCAGTCAAACTTGGTTCTTTTTGTAATTGAACTCCATAATCCGTCtcgttttaaaatttaaattaaaCCAGTAATTTTAGATCAGTAGGATGGCTAGATCTTTCATGTTTTTGTATTGACTCTTAACTTTACGCTAATGAATTGATTGAAGAAGGAtcaaagtgttgatggtggttgagGTCGTGAAGTTAGTGGCTACGGTGATGCTGTTGTTGAGGTCTGCAATAATATGGATCGGTGAAATTATAATCTCGTGAAGGTGGAGGTGAGGAGGAAAGAACAGACGATGCAGAAGGAGTTTTTGCTACTGATGAAAAAAAGTGGATGTATGGAAAGAGTTTGAGTAGTATCACGGTAAAATACCACGTTTGCGCAGAAACGGAAGCAAAACTAAGAACGAAGCAGTACATTCGTTTCTGTATGTGATCTTCATATCAAAATGATaagaattgcaatatataaatgataaatataaatgataagagttggaATCTATTTGTTGTTCAACCCTTAATAGTAGGAAGAATCCTGACTGGGTTGCCTACAAAACAGAAATCATTTaaattaatcataattattaaTGAAAATGTGAGAAAGGACAAAATTGGAAGATTAAATAATGAAATACCTTAAATACCCTGTATTTTAGTATTAAATACCGATATTATCCTGAAAAGTGGGCAAACACATATTTTAAATATTTCTTTGTGTAGACAGCAATTTGCAAAATGTTGTGCGTGGAAACACCTAATTTTTTACTAGGTTAAAAGCATCAAACATTCGCCTACTTTTAATCTCAGAAGACTTAAGAAAATATCAAACTCTTATTGCATAACTATCAAAATTATAGAAGGAAATTAAGATGTCAAACAACCTAAAAGATACGGAGTAGCATGCCATGCACAAAAACTCAGATTCAATTGTAAATTTTGTATTTTAACTTATCCAGAAACACCGAGTCAGACCATAAAGTACCAAAAAAAGATCAACACCTTAATTTCCCGAGTGATGCAATGCATCTTTTGAGCAATGCGGACAATGCTCAATAATCTACCGTACGACGACCGTTTTCTTCTTTTAGACGACATTTCACACGGTGAATCACACGTAGAAATATCTCAACTCAGTTAATGTTATTATTCCTTACAACACGCTCTATTATATTATCCTACTACAAATACTATCATCAATCTCACCTGCTGGACCCCAGTTTTCCCAAGGCTTGAAGATGAATCAACGGCAAAGGATGCTCGTAAGAGTTTGTTATTCCACATCAATAAAAAAGCGAAATAAACGCATCCACATCAGATTTCACAGTTGTATCGTGGGTCCCACATTTCTGTTAAACTCAGTAGAAAGAGAACCGACTCAAGTTCCCTCTCCGATGAACAACTctgtttctttctctttcatcctCTATATATAAAGGTCTTACTCTTCAGTCTTTCATttccagattcttcattactaattTCACATTCTCTCTCTCTGTCTCTAACTGTTTCATTCACCGAAGAATCTTCTCATCTACGCTTCTCAACTGGTGAGTGTTTCTTTGAAGAATCTCTGAGATTTCTTGATGATGAtcattgtgatgatgatgaagatgatgttaaATCAATCTGTGTTTAGATTTGTGATCAGTTCTCAGTATCGATTTGTTAATGTTCTAAGTTCAATGTAGTTTAGTTTCTCTGTGGATtgtcttttgatttgatttattaCTGATTCGTTAGCATATTTAGGCTTGATTGCTGTTGGTGTTGTTTCAATCTGAGGCGGTTCGGAAAAGTTTGATggaaattttagggtttgtagatGTTCGAATTCGTTGATTGAGCTGTTTCTAGCTGTTTTCTAGTCGGTTTGATTTTGTAACTTTCAAGATATGATGTTTCTTGAATTATTCAGCGGTAATCAATTTcattttgttgttgattttggaaAACCTAACTTTCTTGATGAGGAATTTCTCTGATTTAGTAGTAATTTCGTTTTGGAAATTGATATTTTGATTATCTCTTTTAGAAGTTGATGTTCTGATTATCGGTTTTGTATTTATTCATGCTAGATATCGAAGATGCAGAAAAACGATTCGTCTAAATCTCAGGACAGCAGTAGCAGTATGAAGTCGTCGATAGATTATCAAACACCGATTCGTTCACCGAGTAACGCAGAGTATTACTATGTACCAGCATCACCAAAtcataaatcatcatcatcaggtgGTGATTCAAGATTTAGTTCTCAGAATTCttcaactttcccgccaaaatcatcAATCTGTAACTCAATTTATCTAACTCctccttcatcttcatcttcttctaatgaAGAAAACAATCAAATTACAAAAGAGGATCGACTTTACCTTGCTCGTGTCATTCTACTGTATGAACAATTAATGGATCGGTATGAATTATGTTGGAGCTATCTCGAAGATTCGTCAAGGAAAGTTGATATATTAAGTCAAGAAAATGCTGCTCTTCGATTGCTTAACAGAGATCTGATAAATCGATTAAGTCTATCAACTGAGGTTTCTGGCAATCATCAGAAGAATCACCGCTCTGCTTACATTTCTTCTGGATTTCCAACTCTTTCGATCATCAACGATTTTCCTTCTCTCAGCATTGGAGATAATGGAGGCAGtactggtggaggtggtggacCTAATACTAAGAATGACAACCGAGTTGCACCGAGTCGTGAAGCTCCAGTTACGAGTCCAACCAGTGTAATCGGGAATAATAGCAAGGGGTTTGATGAGAAACCAGTTCAAGTTCAAGCAGATAGAGTTTCTTTGCCAAAGAGCATCTCCATTCGTTCTAGTGCTTACTTGAAGATGAATCAATCTAATAATCCTGCTGCTACCAATACAACTGCTCCTTCTTCCAACAAAACAGCCAACCGACTTCGTGTTGCTAGTAAACCATTCATTCCTAGCACTGCGGTAAGAATCATTGGTTTTATTTTAAGTTACATCATACTAATTTCTGTTTAATAGTGATTCATTCATCTGTTGAATTTTTCGAATTAAAATGAAGTTTATTTGACAAATTTTTGCTGTTTTTTAGTCCTGATTTGAAgtattttgcaatatttagatttgattagtaattttttgtTGTATGAATGGAACAGCCTCGAGTTAATTTGCCTACTGTTCCTGCTGTTGGTGAGAACAAAAAAGGAGTTGatgatcaaaagaagaagaaggaggaggaccCACTGGAATTGGATGTATACAATCAAGGAATGTCAAAGACAGAGTTATGCAATAAGTGGCAAGAAACAGGTGTATGTCCATATGGGGACCATTGTCAATTTGCGCATGGAATTCGTGAACTACGTCCTGTGATTCGCCATCCTAGGTACAAAACTGAGGTTTGCAGAATGGTTTTAAATGGAGGTTTCTGTCCTTATGGTCATCGCTGCCATTTCCGTCATGCCCTGACTGATCAAGAGAAGCGTACCGGTATTACTCATTCTTAATTAGATTGTCTAGCTTCTACCTACGTGCAAGATGTGAATAGCAAAATGGAGAGTGATGAAGCAATATGGCAAAAATTTTAAAAAGggaaaagcaacagaaaagaaggaaagaaaataggAAGCTACATGGGAGAAAGTTAGTATATTCAGTGTGTATATAGAGAGAGTATGGCAGTATCAGTATGCACATCAAAATCAATAAAgacagaaaaacaaaaatagaagcaCACGTGAGATAAAGTCATTGATAATAAGATGAGGGGGTTGCAGATTTTCTAAGCATATTTTGGTTCAGCTTGAAGACGGAAGAGAAGAAATAGTACAAAAAATAGCCGGTGATATTTTGTTATGAGCTTAGCTATACCTATATATGGGAATCACTGGTTCATTTTGAAACAGAAGATAAGAAACGGTACAAAAAATAGAGGGTGATAATGTGATATTTTGATATGAGCTTAGTTATACCTATATATGggagtcagcctcaaggaatggTCGTAAGTTGGATTTGGCATCTTGATCATCTACCACATTGTCAGTATTTTCTGGGGTTATTctatttcctttttctctttctcaTTTTTGGATTTTGCTATTACTATAGTAAAAATTCTTATACTAGTGGTCATCTGAGAAGAGGTACTTGTTGCTGAGTAGTCACGTTTATTGCAAGAGTGGACTGTGTCTAAGTACAGAGTACAGactgagagaaagagagagagcagAGCAGAGCAGACAGAATTATTTGTTGGTTAAACTGGGAATTAATCGTATTGATCGATCATTAGTACCCAACTTATATTCATTATAGTTCATTCTTATGGTAATTTGTAATGATGAACTTTCTTAAATAGTAAGCAATCTTTGATTCAAGTTTCCTCATCATAATGCCTATTTTTTTACTTTTCCTCCGAGTTCATTAAATAATGTTGGCATCTTTGATACCATGTATACACACTAGTATCATACCAGAATGCTAATTACATGGAGGATTAATAGCTCTAGAACTAGAAACATTTGTGGACATTGCCAATAATATGATGCTTTCATGTGATGCAAACTGTCTAGGCTAGTTAATTCAGTTCCACATAGTCAAGTGAAGGTTGCATTCCTTTTCCTTGATTTTGAAGCTTCCTATTAGCTGACGGCTAATATTGCTGTGACCCTCCAAATAAAGTTAACATTCTAACCACCAAGCAGCAATCCCAATCTGGTCTGGCATTGAGAGATTTGTGTAACCGAAATTTGGTTCAGTGTCCACCAAACATAACTAAAAGGCAAATAACATCTACTTCTCAGCTACTCCATATATGGGCATGCATTAATTCTCATCAGTTTGATGCTTATACCTCACGCATATATCTTTTCGGTTTTGGGTTTCTCAGGCTTAGTAAAGTCAGTTATATTCGTCAATAGCaatcttattttttcagaaattgaTGATTGAGTGGAGGGCAACTCTACTCCAGTTACTTCCTTTTGCCTCTAAAAGACAGTAACCGGAGACTTTGAATTTGGACTCCTAAGTCTAACCAGCTAATCTGGAAAGTGGTCACCTTAAAAACCAAAAGAGAAAGATGTACATAGTACCACTCAGTCTCCTAGATATAGTTCCCTTCCCTTGCCTGGAGTTTCAACTTTCACCTACGTCATGTGCATGTGCATTTATAGTACTGTACATAACTCTAAATCACTAAAACACCCCTCCCCTGAGATTACTTCTACTGCCCTTGATCTTGATAGAGTCCTAGTCCAGATATGGTGGACTCACTGTCCCCCCATATTAGGTAAAAAGAAAACTAAGAGTTAGAATTACTTTTTACATGTAAAAACATTTGTTAGAtatttatttgttttccgcaaGTTCCGTAGCCTTTGCCATGGGAACTCATAGAAACACTAGTAATTATCATCAAGTGGAGATGTCTGACATTTTTATGACCTGCGAATTTGTTAGCATTTGAGATTGGGTGCAGAACAACGTGAAGAACTCAGTTTATATAGTGTAAATGGCAGCTGCGCTTTGAAAATCAATTTCCTTTTGGTTGTGATCGAGTTACTCATGTAAACCCAAAAATGTCATTTGCAGAGACGAGGTGGGAGGATTTTAGGGTATGTCATTGACTCACCGTTGGGCATTCAGAATTTCAGATAATCTATGTGGTCCATAGTGGATGTAAAATGACAATGAAATTTACAGTTTAGTCCTGTACTTGAAACGAGAAACTTTTTCAGCAGACAAAATGGCGAGAGGCGGTACTGGCTTGGTTGAGTTAAGTTGTCTTTGAATGCGAGATCTAAATTTCATGTATTCAAAGGAggtaaaattattttatcaaCCATAAACTGTTTTACTTATCTAATTGTCCAAATTTATGGTTAATGTTTTTAAAccattcattttataattatctcTTTAATACTCCCTCCATTCATTTTTAATAGgccggtttctataaataaatgtttcaaaaaataggctggttttctaattgggaaagtcaaatgttactttaaatTTCTGAGACCACTTTTTTCTTAACtacttttgatgacaagtgttatgtggaccatttcactttactttttttattgacaagtgtcatggggaccattccacttcacttcttttattgacaagtatcatgaggaccactttcaatgattagttctcttaatttccttaaattttctctaaaaacaaaaccagtctattaaaaagtaacggagggagtaataatcTTTGATTTTTATAATCAGAATGTTTACATTCACCGGGGAAACTTCTAAAATCAGGGGATGGATTAAATGATGTCTGCATAACTATCCTATATGTCATCTCCACATTCACCTCTGACATTTCTgttagagaagatattttttgACTATTAACATtcatttttgtcaaaaaaatcacATGCGTCTTGCTGTAGATGTTATGGGATCCTTTAGAAATTTTGGGTgttgtattccgcaatattgaacCTTATCTTATATCCATAAATTTCATGTTCAATCGTTAATCTTTAACAAATGATTTTCGAAATGGTAGATTGTGGTTTTTTTTCTTGGATAAAATAGGACGATTTATTTAAACTTAGTCAGGCAAAGTCTGCCTTAGCAGTACAGAGTTTATCCATGGTGAAAAATCCATGAACTCTTCAAGACAAAGCTTGTCTTTCCTAATTCTCTTAGAGATACTATCAGCTACATTATTTAGATCTTTTTTGACATGAGATATCTTGCAAAAATTAAAAGaagaaatcaatgttttgatcTTACTAATAAGTTTATTACTTTCCCAACTGACTAAACTAATATCATATGTGATAGTCTTCACAACTATCTCTGCATCAGCTATGAGGTGAGCTTCAGTGATGTGTTGCTCCTTAATCCAGCTCAGGGCCTCCAGAATAGCCATGCACTCAGCAGCTTCAGGGTCAATCATTCCATATGTATAGGATCCTTTGACACCTGAGTAGGTACCTGCAGAAGTTAAAAGCACAATACCAGTGCCAACAGTATTAGTTACATGATCGAAGGATGCATCAACAAAAACTGTAGATATATTAGCAGGTGCCTGCTCAGTGATGTTCAAAATATCATAACAGGGA
Coding sequences within:
- the LOC113275416 gene encoding zinc finger CCCH domain-containing protein 15-like, with translation MQKNDSSKSQDSSSSMKSSIDYQTPIRSPSNAEYYYVPASPNHKSSSSGGDSRFSSQNSSTFPPKSSICNSIYLTPPSSSSSSNEENNQITKEDRLYLARVILLYEQLMDRYELCWSYLEDSSRKVDILSQENAALRLLNRDLINRLSLSTEVSGNHQKNHRSAYISSGFPTLSIINDFPSLSIGDNGGSTGGGGGPNTKNDNRVAPSREAPVTSPTSVIGNNSKGFDEKPVQVQADRVSLPKSISIRSSAYLKMNQSNNPAATNTTAPSSNKTANRLRVASKPFIPSTAPRVNLPTVPAVGENKKGVDDQKKKKEEDPLELDVYNQGMSKTELCNKWQETGVCPYGDHCQFAHGIRELRPVIRHPRYKTEVCRMVLNGGFCPYGHRCHFRHALTDQEKRTGITHS